Below is a genomic region from Sphaeramia orbicularis chromosome 6, fSphaOr1.1, whole genome shotgun sequence.
acactcagtcataAAGTGAgtgataaagtttaaaaaatgccttaagtataagatcattcaggaatattaagtggagatggtagatgtgttttgttATTAATTCctttgttataatgacaatgctcaatgatgtacacatttaatttaatataagtggtgtgtcaggtgagAAGGATGGGCTAAAGATAAGCTTCTGCTTCTAgcttattccttttttggtttttgtgtttattgtggttattgtactgtgtgtggtgattactgtgcaaaccataataaaccattcattcattcaagatcaggtttatcaagaacataaagttacagtaatggtatgaatgtcagtctatggcagtgtttctcaaactgtggggcgggtcCCCCCGgagggggggcgcgaaggctttccaaggggggcatgggatcattcctaggtgttttgttttttttcttcaggttagaacatatatcaggtggaactaatgttttagcgttggagcaccctggactcattttagggacatataacaaacaaatctactgccatggtgacctgtcactagactagacaaagagtttaggtttggacaatggaaaaggattggactggaaaagaaaactgtgcaatgtttgtggttttgcacagtttgtacagattgcactttaatgttctgagatgtgcagcggaaacaggctcattgcagccactgatattgttaaaatgttcatctttgttaccaaaatttgtttattcttctacaaaaaaatttaccttattgtcatagttgtaagataattacacatttcctatttttaattggaaaaataatgtctcagggagcagttttgttgaggtcatttatattgttcagtcaaaaatctaagttatttttaatttgcacaacaaattattcaaagaaaagcaaaaagtattctaacaatattgatgtttctttcaataaaagttataattgcaccacaggtacaatgttgttggggttgatgggggcttggagatttttcgtggtccaaaggggggcccgacaaaaaaagtttgagaaccactggtctatgggatggtgcataagtgtccactgtgttggttgatatgcaactaaaacaaaacccatgaatataagagaacagctatagaatagctgtccactgtagtgaccactatgcatgaaagggtctaagatatgtggttttcattgggcAGTAAGGGGATGAAATCTGGAAATTGGAATGGTTAAAAagatgtcagacaaatgtagtgaacTCAAAGTTATATTTGCCTCTGAAATGAGTAGAGCAGATGTAAACAGAAATATTAAATAGTATATAGTAAATGTTGCCTTGAGTGAAAGCCACAACTTGAAATTTGTCGTTCACCATCTTAAGTCGATTTTAgtatcagtttgtttttttaattcaaattttccaCACTTTGCCCATCATTTCTTATCTGCGGCTGTGTTAAATAATTTTAGAGATAGGCTCTTTATGACATGACCTCTTCACCTTTTTGGTTTACTCATGGTTCAACAGCtgtattttaagtttttgttAAGATTTAATCTCTCAAGGGCAGTGTGATGTTAGTACTAGTGCCAAGATTCCTGACTGTAATAAAAGAAAAAGTAGACATATACTTACATCTTCAACTTCTAACATTTCCTAACTACATTATAGTTGACATATTTACTAAATATATACAAAATCACAGCAGGTTCATTAAAGTAAAGTAACAGTGAACAGACATAATAGTGAGTAACATTAAATGACAGCTTGGAAACTTGTCCTTCGGGTCAAACGTATTGTCGataaaatgtatgtgtgtaaaatGTCATGTGTGTCCACCTCTTTGGGTTTTCAGCTCTGACTGCCCCTCTGGGATGATGGCAAACCCGCTGAGGGCTGAAGTGGTTCGACTCTACAAGAACGTGAGTGTCATGTTCTCATTCATAGATGTTGTGATTGTTTCTGAGGTAGTCACATGTAACTGTTCATTCTTCATTTTAAATCTTCATCACAGTTTATGGACTCTTGAAAAACTgtcattgttaattttgttttacaGCAAATACTATCTTTGTCCTGTAGGTTTCTAAGTTTTAATGTATCtattgcttttatgttttatcactagtatttttaatctttgtcttaagttttatttcttttatatgCCTTTACCTGCCTGTTTTTCCAGTTAATTTTCTATACAAGTAACATAATTCTAAGTATTTATCATAATACATGATCACCAtgtgaaaaaaatcattcaaGTCACCAGTGCACACAAAAGCAGATCAGATTTAAAAATATGGAAATTAATCTTCAGTAAATGCTTAACACTTGTGCTGTTCCTCCATGTGACTCTATAGCTCCTCTACCTTGGCCGTGAGTATCCTAAAGGTGGCGACTACTTCAGAGATCGGCTGAGAGCAGCGTTTGCCAAGAACAAGTCAGTCGAGGACCCAGAGAAAATCAAGGAGATGATTGCCAGAGGGGAGTATGTGGCCAGAGAGCTGGAAGCGCTGTACTACCTGAGGAAATACAGAGCCATGAAGAAACGCTACTACGAGGACTGACAGGAGTGGACTAATCATCCTTCAGAGACTCTGACAGCGAGTGTGTCAAACCAGCTGTATGCAAACGTCAGAACAGTTCAGAGGTTAATTATTCCTTAACTACAGTCAATAACCACCTGCAATGCCTtaaaaagaagaaaccaacaaaaTGTAGGACAAAAATTGTATTTCAGTCAAATAAAATGCCAGACAGGAATGCCCATCATCTCCTAAGACGcaaacaaaaacagcagcaaCATCTTCCAGGTTTTATTGTTGATGAAAATcaattaaataaaagtaataaactgTGAAATTGTCCTTTATAAAAGTCCAAGTAAGACTGAAGTGTAGATACTGGCTAAATGTATCACAAACCCGTCAAGTTCCACTAGAAAACAGTGTAACAAAAGGCCATCTCGCCATGAGGGAtgtgcagaggtcagaggtcagaggtgatGAGGCTGTAGCGAGTCACCATCGGCCAGATTAGCTCTGCAGATCGGGCAGGTGGCGTTATCCTGTCCaggaaacatcacaaatttgACATTTGGATTACTTCACATAAAAATACTCTCATTGCAATGAGGTTCAGGCCGATCTGCGAGTGGTGTTTTTAAGATTCTGTTTGTgaaatttaatgacatctagtgGTGTAATTTCAGACTGAACACAACCATCTTATTAAACCCTACTGAGCACATAATTAtaaatattccatttctgcagttagaGCATCCCTGAATGTTACGCACTGGAcatttattttaagttttcatttttgtctgatgTGAAAAAATGTCTAAATCACTGAATGGATTTCAGTGTTTCATCTGGAGATGTTTCTTGCTCGACAAAAATCCAAAATACTAGCATTTTCTTTGTGGTAATACAGTACAATCAATGTGAATATGTTTCTCCAATTAGATACTCATACTTAAACACTAGACGTTTTTATTAGAGCTATGGTTGTGTTAGTGGACACACACTAATCAACAGAGACACTGATACCGTTTTGTGGACTCTTACCTTCAACCATCGGTCAATACACTGGACATGATAGTCATGGAAACAGGGCAACATCCTCAGTTTCTCCCCATTGGTGTAGTCACAGAAACAGATCTGACACCTGCCAGTCAATCAGAGGAGGATAAGATTAGCATATGCTACACATTCATGCAAAAGTTAGGTACCATGCAAAGAAACGACTGGGGACAATTCAGAGATCCTTCTAGAATCACACAGCTGGGGTCAAATGTACCCCCAGGTTTGATCCCTCTAATGCAGTAATACTCGGAGTGTGGTCCGCAGACCACTGAGGATGTCATAAGTcaaatttatatcagtgtttctcaaatccCCCTCATCTGACTTCCAAAGCAAATTTACAAGTACAGATAATAGTTTTCTAAATGAAAAGTGAATCAAATGGAGCCTAAATAAGCCTAAGAGTCAACTTTTATTGAATTAGTATGTGAAAACCCACGTTTTGCATCACTGTCTCTATACAGGTAGGTTACCTATTGTCATATCAAAGACCTCTCAGACTTGTGAattgtggtggaaatgaagtaCAATAGCTAAGTAATCAGAAATGAAGAGTGAAATGAAACAAAGTGACTTGAACAATTCTAAAATACAACAATGGATCAGTGAgtgaagagaaaagctggagaaactACAACCAATGTTAGCAACAAGgtgcaaagacattctgttagcCTCGAGCTGTTAGCACCATTTGTAATCTACTGCAGACTTAATTTGTAAAACACTAatagaataatattgtaatataggttgtttaaaaaaggtttttttgtttagGGTGGGTGTAGGAAACTGACCGGCTGGTTAGGtggtttgtgaatttttttttttttttttatgataaagtgCTCCTTGGTGTGAAAAAGTTCGAGAACCCCTGCTCTAATGTATTGCTTCACAGTGAAGTTACAGAGGCAAAAATAGGGTTAATCAAACACTGTCTGAACTCCACAGAATAACGTGattgtgtaaataaaaaataacctgGTTGCAGTTCATAGGTCAGGGCTTCGAAATTCGACAGATCTGGGATGTCTTTTTGTTATAACAAAGTCTTAAGAACTGCAATCACTCAAAGGGGTGAAGTTGACACTAGGTGACCATTCAAATATGGAAATGTCTAGagcttcatttttttccccataagaacaACAAACTACAATCCTTAACAAATTTGAGGAATTGCGAAATACAATGAGGTAAAAAGGAACACAGCTGCTGCAGCCAAAGCAGCATTCTAATGGTatttaaaacaatgtgagtaTTATTCTAAATGCTTCAACCTTGgtggtgttaaatgtaaattGTTGGGTGTGCGGTGTAAGTTACCGTAGCAATTTAGAACCCAGGTTTACACCTCAACATACCGACAAAGCCCTTGGTTGATAATACAGGCCCTGGTTCATAGCAGCTGTCGGACTTACTGAGTGTTTCCTGCACCACTTGTTGacttgaagatttttgttggaaACCTCTGGATTTCCCTCCGACTCAGTTTTTTAGACACAACAGCACCTTGACGCTCCTCGAACTCAAGAAGAGCCTGGAAACAAGCAGATAAACCAGCTGGGTAGGTATGGAAGTAGTTTTGTAGTTTGAGTACAATAAACATCAGGGTTTGCCTATTCTCCTCATCCTCACTTCGTAGTCATTTCCCTGAGGATCATCTGAAAGGTCCAGCTgggcgttcctcctcctcctccgtccacGTCGTCTGTTTTGCCCGAGCAGACCTGTGGAAACAAAAATCTATTTGAAGTTGTTTTAACAGCAATAACCTAAATCAATAGACATGCTAACCATTATAGACCAAGAGAAAATCATCCACAGTGAGTGTATATCTGCTTTGAATGCAAGTGTTCAAAGTAATTTTTTGAACAAAAAAGCCCAaaagaattataaaaaaaa
It encodes:
- the lyrm5b gene encoding LYR motif-containing protein 5B, whose protein sequence is MMANPLRAEVVRLYKNLLYLGREYPKGGDYFRDRLRAAFAKNKSVEDPEKIKEMIARGEYVARELEALYYLRKYRAMKKRYYED